Below is a genomic region from Vicia villosa cultivar HV-30 ecotype Madison, WI unplaced genomic scaffold, Vvil1.0 ctg.001884F_1_1, whole genome shotgun sequence.
ATCGTCCAATTTGTCTGATTACTGGCCTGCTCAAACTTCTTTCTCGAATATTGGCAGCAAGAATAAGGAAGGTTATAGgcaaattaatataattcaacCAAACGACATTTGTACTGGGAAGACAGATTCTTGATGGTGTTTTGGTTACAAATAAAATACTAGATTATGCAAAAAGAAACAAGAAGGAGTGTTTGGTTTTTAAAGCTGACTTTGCACAAGCATACGATTGCGTAGATTGGAATTACTAAAGGTGTATGCTAAGAGGCATGTGGTTTGGTGTGAGATGGATGTGTTGGATGGAAGCTGTCTTCTTCTCAAGCTCGATGTCAGTTGTAGTTAATAGGAGTCCAACGGCGGACTTTCTAGTGTCGAAAGATTTACGGCAGGGAGATCCATTATCTCTGTTCCTGTTTACAATCATGGCAGAACGCTTGGCAAGCTTGATGAGACAAGCAATTCAAAGAGGACTGTACAAGGGGTTTAAGATAAATGAATCAGCAGAGTATAGTCTCTTGCAATTTGCTGATGATACGATAATATATGGCGATGGCTCGTGGCATAACTTGTGGACTCTTAAGGCCATATTAAGAGGTTTTGAAATAGTATCTGGGCTGTCACTAAACCTGAAAAAACGTAAGTTATATGGAGTAGGAATTGAGGACTATAGAATGGAGGCTTCTGCATCATTCCTGGGATGCAAAATTGACAGAATCCCTTTTAAATTCTTGGGCTTCACTGTGGGTGGGAATCATAGACGGATAGATTTTTGGAAACCGGTTGTGAAGTAACTGAGAGAGAAACTATCTTCTTGGAAGGGTAAGTTATTATCAATTGGTGGCAGAGTAACTATGCTTAATAGCATTATCACGAATATGTCGTGCTACCAATTCTCATTCTATAAAATCCCAAAGAAGGTGGCAAAAGAAATAATTGCcatacaaagaaattttttgtgGAATggagttggagaaaaaaatttGATTGCGTGGATAGCTTAGAAAGAGGTGTGCAAATCAAAGGAAGAAGGCGGCTTGGGCATTAAACATGTCGTAAGTTTCAACAAGGCTTTATTGTCAAAATGGATTTGGAGAATACTAAAGGAAGAAAATTCTATATGGTGTGGTGTGTTGGAAGGAAAGTATTGATGTGTGAGCAATAGAATATGGGGATGCGATGAACCCAAGTCAACAGCAAAGAAATCACTATGGTGGAGAGATATCATGGAGTTGTGTGGTGAGGAAGAAGGAGCAATGAAGAAAATCACCTCTAGAATAGGTGATGGACATTCCATTCTGTTTTGGAAAAGTAAATGGATTGGGGCAGATGCTTTGTATCTTCAGTTCCCTGCGTTATTCAATgaaattaatttcaaaaatatctctGTTTTCAATGTTGGTTTTTGGAATGGTGATATATGGGAATGGAAGCTTATTCATGGTGAAGAGGTGCTGGGGAGAGATACTTCGAGGGAGTACATGAAATTGAAACTATGCATGGTCGGGATTGGCCCTACTGCCAGTGCCAAGGACCGTCTCATCTGGCCGTATGAGAGCTCGAATTGTTTCAGCGTAAAGTCATGTTACATGATACTCATCCAAAATTCTGTTATGTTACCTATGATTGGTCTAATGGAGAGTCTCAGTCT
It encodes:
- the LOC131636998 gene encoding uncharacterized protein LOC131636998, encoding MELCGEEEGAMKKITSRIGDGHSILFWKSKWIGADALYLQFPALFNEINFKNISVFNVGFWNGDIWEWKLIHGEEVLGRDTSREYMKLKLCMVGIGPTASAKDRLIWPYESSNCFSVKSCYMILIQNSVMLPMIGLMESLSLNWGAALPSKIEDTVHIFLQCTMLVSLKRRVFSWIEIQMPAIEDCGEFLLYWTEKLQGTMKNNIAAAIWLTFCWCI